In Bubalus bubalis isolate 160015118507 breed Murrah chromosome 3, NDDB_SH_1, whole genome shotgun sequence, a genomic segment contains:
- the LOC102400068 gene encoding translation initiation factor IF-2 isoform X2 produces MRRKVAPARTRRPGPVLAPPPPPNARWRQGNQGAPVPSRPRAVGAAAPDLDSAPGGLPGRGTERRPAAASPQAPAPSPPSPGSVVPTSRVPAALEDSRSTARSGERAPKATRRRPAPGQAQCVCRPLHPARDTKLREEDLLQRGLSTRPPPRGRRRPQPHPPATSELLPQPTQKLGWAGSEFSSGFRSTASGTFDLSETAPA; encoded by the exons ATGCGGAGGAAGGTGGCACCCGCGCGGACCCGCCGCCCCGGCCCCGTcctcgcccccccccccccccccaacgcTCGCTGGCGCCAGGGGAACCAGGGCGCACCGGTCCCTTCGCGCCCCCGCGCCGTCGGCGCCGCCGCCCCAGACCTAGACTCTGCTCCCGGCGGCCTCCCAGGGAGGGGGACGGAGCGGCGACCGGCAGCAGCCTCACCCCAGGCCCCGGCGCCGTCACCTCCGTCCCCAGGCTCGGTCGTGCCCACGTCCCGGGTTCCTGCAGCCCTGGAAGACTCGCGGAGTACAGCGCGGTCCGGAGAG AGGGCGCCAAAGGCGACACGCCGGCGGCCAGCTCCAGGCCAAGCCCAGTGCGTCTGCAGGCCCCTTCACCCGGCGCGGGACACAAAGCTGCGGGAGGAGGATCTTCTTCAGCGCGGACTCAGCACCAGGCCGCCGCCTAGAGGTCGGCGGCGGCCACAGCCCCATCCGCCAGCGACCTCAGAGCTGCTTCCGCAGCCGACCCAGAAATTGGGGTGGGCAGGGAGCGAATTCAGCTCGGGTTTCAGGAGCACGGCCTCTGGCACCTTTGACTTGTCTGAGACAGCCCCCGCTTAA
- the LOC102400068 gene encoding predicted GPI-anchored protein 58 isoform X3: MRRKVAPARTRRPGPVLAPPPPPNARWRQGNQGAPVPSRPRAVGAAAPDLDSAPGGLPGRGTERRPAAASPQAPAPSPPSPGSVVPTSRVPAALEDSRSTARSGERAPKATRRRPAPGQAQCVCRPLHPARDTKLREEDLLQRGLSTRPPPRGRRRPQPHPPATSELLPQPTQKLGRTWKWKCFWKKC, from the exons ATGCGGAGGAAGGTGGCACCCGCGCGGACCCGCCGCCCCGGCCCCGTcctcgcccccccccccccccccaacgcTCGCTGGCGCCAGGGGAACCAGGGCGCACCGGTCCCTTCGCGCCCCCGCGCCGTCGGCGCCGCCGCCCCAGACCTAGACTCTGCTCCCGGCGGCCTCCCAGGGAGGGGGACGGAGCGGCGACCGGCAGCAGCCTCACCCCAGGCCCCGGCGCCGTCACCTCCGTCCCCAGGCTCGGTCGTGCCCACGTCCCGGGTTCCTGCAGCCCTGGAAGACTCGCGGAGTACAGCGCGGTCCGGAGAG AGGGCGCCAAAGGCGACACGCCGGCGGCCAGCTCCAGGCCAAGCCCAGTGCGTCTGCAGGCCCCTTCACCCGGCGCGGGACACAAAGCTGCGGGAGGAGGATCTTCTTCAGCGCGGACTCAGCACCAGGCCGCCGCCTAGAGGTCGGCGGCGGCCACAGCCCCATCCGCCAGCGACCTCAGAGCTGCTTCCGCAGCCGACCCAGAAATTGGG AAGAACTTGGAAATGGAAGTGCTTTTGGAAAAAATGTTGA